The nucleotide sequence CTCAGCACCGGTATGCGTGGCCCAAAAAAATGCTTGAGGCGGTCTGACAATCTGCACAATTTGTTCGAGTGCGAAGCCTTCCCACGATGCGCCCACTCGGGGATGGCCCAAGAGACTATAAAGATCAGGCAGGTTAAGCAACCCGTGGAGAATTCCAGAGTCTCTCAGGTATATCTTGGGTGCTTTGACCTGGCGCTTTCCAATGTTCTCATACCACGGTTGCAGCTGGCGGACCATAAAGGTCCCGGTGAGGACGTCAAGGTAGGAACGCACCGTTTTGTCGGTAAGCCCCATGGAGCGGGCCAATTCGGAAGCATTCCAGGTTTGTCCATGGTAATGGGCCAGCATAGTCCAGAAGCGGCGCATGGCTACTGAAGCAATTGTAATTCCAAGCTGCGGGATGTCACGTTCCAGGAAGGTCCTAATGAAGCCTTCCCGCCAGGCCATGCTGTCTTCGTCTGATTCGGCAAGAAATGAACGGGGAAACCCGCCTCGCAACCAGAGTTTATAAACGGAATCGGCGTGAGTCTCTTGCAGATCAAAGCCTGAGAGCTCTATGAACTCCACCCGGCCAGCAAGCGTCTCGGAAACATTTTTGACGATATCAGGCGAGGCACTGCCCAGGATAAGGAATCGCGCCTGGTTATGCTGACGATCCACGAGAACGCGTAAAACGTTGAACAGTTCAGGCATTCTCTGGATTTCGTCCAGAACGACGATCCCTTGAAGGGAGCCTAGCACTAATTCAGGATTCTGCAACCGCTGTATGTCAGGCTGTGACTCGAGATCGAAGTAAAAGGCCATTTGGTTTCGGCCGAACATATGCGCCAGAGTTGTCTTGCCCACTTGTCTGGGGCCGAGAAGCGCAGTAACAGGAGAACGCTGCACCGATGTCGATAGCTGTTTCAGATAAAATGGTCTATTAATCATGCGGTACATTTTAACATGAAAAGTCGGAATGTCAATCCGATTTTTCATGTTAAAAGAATGCAGGAAGTAAAGCTACCTTTACGCCTTTAAGGTAGACTTTTATGGTTCATCCTGCAAATGCCGGATGAACAAGTTTTATCGTGAGAGTACAGAAGACATACGAGGGAGAAGCCGACAGCTATTTGAATTTTACACTTGTCTCGGCTTTATCACTTTTTTCTTAAACCGCCCTTTTTGACCCCAAAAATGCGATTATTGGGCCATATTTGACTCTGTTTTTCACGTTTTAATATTCAATATCAACTACTTAACTTGGTCCGACCACAGATTCAACAGCTGATCAAATCATGTCACGTATTAACTACGATTACATCCAGCACTTTATATCATCGGCCGAAAAAGATCCCTCCTATCTGGGCCAGGATCCATAAGGTGATAAAAATCTTGACCAATTGAATAAGTTGTCTAATGCTCATGGCCGGCTCCTCATGCTCTCATTTCGTAATTGGCAAAGATTCCCCCATGACAGCGAAATAAACCATCTTTGTTGGCTTTTTTACCCACAACCTGTCCATGAGGCCCTCACTACGATAACGGTGGCTTGTGACAAATGAGGTCAAAAGCGGGAAATTCTTGAATGGGAGGTGATTATGTATTGGCGAAGTTTATAGCGGATCGGAACAAGTCAGCCATTGTCGGCAACAGCAGCTATTTCAGGCAGGAAATAAGATCGCTGACGAGCTTTGTTTCTTCCACATACGGGATGAAGAGCCTGTGGCGGGCTCTGGTGATGGCCACATAAGTGAGGCGTCTTATCTGCTCCTCGGACCAGATCCCCGACTCCAGCTGGTCGAGGCCTACTAGAAAAACGCAGCCGTAATCGAGCCCTTTGGCGCTGTGGATGGTGGATATGCTCACAGTCTCGGTGGTGATGTCATATGCTCTCTTGGCCCGGTAGTCCTGAGAGATCCAGCAGGACATGATGCCCTTGCTCTCGAGTGCCTCAGCAAATATTCTGGGGATGAGGAGATTGCCGCTCTCTTTCAATGATTTTCGGGCATAAAGAATAGCCATCTCTGAAAGAGGGTATTCTCCTTGTTCGCTGAGCGTCTTGATCAGGTCGGCAGCAAAATCCGCTATCTCTCCGTAGGACTTGAAGCGTTTCAACTCAGGCATGGGCCCATGCACATCGCAGTAGGTAGTGCCTGATTCCTCCTGCTTGCCCGTAATCGTCTCCTTCAATCTCTCTGCAAAACGCCTTATCTCAACTGTGTTCCGGTACACCCTGGAGACCGCTTCAATTCTTGCAGGCAGCCTGGCCCCCTCCTTCTGCCAGGCGAGGCTGCGCCCGTAGATGTTCTGGCCCTCGTCCAGTGCGATGGTCAGGTTGCTGGTCTCGTCATCGAGCAGGTTGAGCACCACATCGATCATCCCCTGACTGAAGTCCTGCCCCTCGTCAACCAGAATGGCCTCATACTTCATGCCATTGGTC is from Deltaproteobacteria bacterium and encodes:
- a CDS encoding ATP-binding protein — encoded protein: MINRPFYLKQLSTSVQRSPVTALLGPRQVGKTTLAHMFGRNQMAFYFDLESQPDIQRLQNPELVLGSLQGIVVLDEIQRMPELFNVLRVLVDRQHNQARFLILGSASPDIVKNVSETLAGRVEFIELSGFDLQETHADSVYKLWLRGGFPRSFLAESDEDSMAWREGFIRTFLERDIPQLGITIASVAMRRFWTMLAHYHGQTWNASELARSMGLTDKTVRSYLDVLTGTFMVRQLQPWYENIGKRQVKAPKIYLRDSGILHGLLNLPDLYSLLGHPRVGASWEGFALEQIVQIVRPPQAFFWATHTGAELDLFFLYKGRRYGAEFKFSEAPKITKSMRIALEDLKLDHLWIIYPGQDSYPVDDKISVRSVSDIGHLAQEMT